The following coding sequences are from one Paenibacillus sp. JDR-2 window:
- a CDS encoding LysR family transcriptional regulator, with the protein MNIQQLRVFAHAARLSTLTEVAAELQLKQPTVSFHLKKLEESIGVELFYKHPRQLRLTDAGQTLLPYAKRICALLDESSQLMKEHREQGRGHLKIGASYTPATYFLPPYLAAFQAKYDKVMPQMTVKQAGTVINLLREFEIDVAVVSLIVRPFDDLEIIPLADDDLKLVLPYNHPLAHKETILVEDLKNESFLLHEHGSTSRELSELWARDNGLEWTVIMELGAIETIKESVKHGIGIGMLPWRSVTREVQAKELVLRELPGNVQQRHICLAFRKADIMAFHVRSFIQFMKHSCL; encoded by the coding sequence ATGAATATTCAGCAGCTTCGCGTATTTGCCCATGCCGCACGCCTGTCTACCTTAACCGAGGTTGCAGCCGAGCTGCAGCTTAAACAGCCAACGGTCAGCTTTCATTTGAAAAAACTAGAGGAATCGATTGGCGTTGAGCTGTTCTACAAACATCCCCGGCAGCTGCGGCTGACGGATGCGGGACAAACCCTGCTGCCTTACGCCAAGCGGATTTGCGCTTTGCTCGATGAATCCAGCCAACTGATGAAGGAGCACCGGGAGCAAGGCCGGGGGCATCTGAAAATAGGGGCAAGCTATACGCCCGCTACCTATTTCCTTCCACCCTATTTGGCTGCCTTTCAAGCTAAATACGACAAGGTCATGCCGCAAATGACGGTGAAGCAGGCCGGTACCGTTATCAATCTGCTGAGAGAATTCGAGATTGATGTCGCGGTTGTATCGCTGATCGTCCGCCCTTTTGACGATCTCGAGATTATTCCGCTGGCGGATGACGATTTAAAGCTGGTGCTGCCTTATAATCATCCGCTTGCCCACAAAGAAACCATCCTTGTTGAAGATTTAAAGAATGAATCCTTCCTTCTGCATGAGCACGGCTCAACCTCCAGAGAATTGTCCGAGCTATGGGCGAGGGATAACGGTCTGGAATGGACGGTTATCATGGAGCTTGGGGCGATCGAGACGATCAAGGAATCTGTCAAACACGGGATTGGCATTGGCATGCTGCCTTGGCGGAGCGTGACGAGAGAGGTGCAGGCGAAGGAGCTGGTGCTTCGCGAACTGCCGGGAAACGTGCAGCAGCGCCATATTTGCCTAGCCTTCCGGAAGGCCGATATTATGGCTTTCCATGTCCGCTCCTTCATCCAGTTCATGAAGCATTCCTGCTTGTAA
- a CDS encoding ABC transporter substrate-binding protein yields the protein MANGYKMKGLMLVSVLAVTAALSACGNNGNNEANTAATGNGTTNTSATTEASTEPSADAAASPAAADASKDEPLVVYLNDFDDIVKPMFEEKTGYKLEIVSGNGAEIASRIEAEKGNPHWDVVWMDSMPTIDQMGKNGQLLDNWTPSNLDGLTDFAKTVVPANDTYFPTGAHAASVIVYNTKAFDANSAPKTWDDLLNAKYKGVVGMADPAVAAPAYPFVAWFFQSKGMDQGKSYFEGLLKNGVHVYPKNPNVAKALTDGEIKAAALQESNAYTLKNSGEPVDIVWPAEGAPASVRVAAIQKESKHQEAAKAFVEFLLDPATQQALIDKGDESYFEPSVKGVNAKADRAADAKLLVAEAGWAGEHEGEIKQWFADNAVK from the coding sequence ATGGCAAACGGATATAAAATGAAGGGTCTTATGCTTGTCAGCGTCTTGGCGGTAACGGCAGCACTATCGGCGTGCGGAAATAACGGCAATAATGAGGCTAATACTGCGGCAACAGGTAACGGCACAACGAATACTTCCGCAACAACGGAAGCAAGCACGGAGCCATCCGCGGATGCTGCCGCTAGCCCGGCTGCGGCGGATGCAAGCAAGGATGAGCCTCTCGTTGTATATTTGAATGACTTCGACGATATCGTAAAACCAATGTTCGAAGAGAAGACAGGCTATAAGCTGGAGATCGTATCCGGCAACGGCGCCGAGATCGCTTCGCGTATCGAAGCGGAAAAAGGCAACCCGCATTGGGATGTCGTATGGATGGACTCGATGCCAACCATCGACCAAATGGGTAAAAACGGACAGCTGCTCGACAACTGGACACCAAGTAATCTGGATGGATTGACGGATTTTGCGAAGACGGTTGTTCCCGCGAACGACACTTACTTCCCTACAGGCGCGCATGCCGCATCCGTTATCGTCTATAATACAAAAGCATTTGACGCAAACAGCGCTCCCAAAACATGGGATGACCTGCTTAATGCGAAATATAAAGGCGTAGTAGGCATGGCCGATCCTGCCGTTGCGGCACCTGCCTATCCGTTCGTTGCGTGGTTCTTCCAATCCAAAGGGATGGATCAAGGCAAAAGCTACTTCGAAGGCCTACTGAAGAACGGCGTTCATGTGTATCCGAAAAACCCTAACGTCGCTAAAGCGCTGACCGACGGCGAGATCAAAGCGGCAGCTCTTCAAGAAAGCAATGCTTACACGCTGAAAAATTCCGGCGAACCGGTTGATATTGTCTGGCCGGCAGAAGGCGCACCGGCATCGGTTCGCGTGGCAGCCATTCAAAAAGAGTCCAAGCATCAAGAAGCGGCAAAAGCATTCGTTGAATTCCTCCTTGATCCGGCAACCCAGCAGGCGCTTATCGATAAAGGCGACGAGAGCTATTTCGAGCCATCGGTAAAAGGCGTTAACGCAAAAGCCGACCGTGCGGCAGACGCGAAGCTGCTTGTAGCGGAAGCTGGCTGGGCGGGCGAGCATGAAGGCGAAATCAAACAATGGTTCGCGGATAACGCGGTGAAATAA